The genomic stretch TTAGGAAgctatatataaacatgtcTCTAATTTCTCCTCTGCAAAATTCATACTTTCTTAACAACCCTTCTCTCAGAAACCCAACCTTTTCTAGCACCCTTTGAGATCCCTTATTTTCTACCTCTACCAAAGCTTCAACCCTTACCAAATCTGGAAATTCTGTGAAAACTCCAGAGATTGCCATCTTCAATGCTATTGTGACTATGTCTTGCCCCCAGTAATCCGTGGCCAGAGCATAGCCAATGTGCGCTCTGCATCGGTTGTCGCCGGATTCTGGCCGGATCGAAATGGAACCAATCGAACGGTCATCCAAACATATTGATCGATGCCAAGGGTGGTCCTTCTCAAGGTATATCAATGCTTCCCTGGAGGTGACGTTCCATCTAAGATAGCGCGTTACTCTGTCATCCCTAGCCCATTTCAGGAAGTCATCAACGTCAGAGAGCTTGAATGGACGGAGGGAAATTCGTGAAGAATCCATTGAACTTGTGTACTGAATTTGAAAATGTACTTggtgcatgcatatatatatatatatatatatatatatataatggccaAGAATGTTACAGAGCTTGGTCAATTATGGTATACATTATTGACAACCCGGCCGGTTAAATGATGTAGATGTTGGTGGCCAAGAATGTTacagagcatatatatatatatatatatatatatataatggccaAGAATGTTACAGAGCTTGGTCAATTATGGTATACATTATTGACAACCCGGCCGGTTAAATGATGTAGATGTTGGTGGCCAAGAATGTTACAGAGCTTGGTCAATTATGGATACATTATTGACAACCCGGCCAGTTAAATGATGTAGATGTTGGTGGCCAAGAATGTTACAGAGCTTCGGTCAAATGATGTAGATGTTGGTGGGtactttctacttttttttcttttttctttttttctttttcaggaaAAATGGTGCTAGGGagtgttaaattactatttattttaattttaaaattattattattataaaagttttaagtttataaaaagagtaatttaatcatttaattaatactttaaccgAAAGCGATCagactattttatttaaagagaaGTGATAAAGGCATAATTTTGGCTCAACTTTTTCTTGTGtggtcatttaaaaataaaaaataaaaaaattatgaagcaaTTAATAACACcagtcattttttatttggtttttttaaaaaaaaaaaaaaaaaaagagaaaagttgggaTGCTTCTTATTTAAATATGACCATAATAACACATATTCATCAAAACTGCACACGAAAGTACATTAAACTTGTAGTAGCAGACAAATCGGCCATTATCATTCCAACCTGGAAATTTTGTCTTTAAGACGGATGGGAaataccttcttcttttttctaagGAGAatgacacatttttttttctaaggaaaaTGATATGTTGGAGTGCTATATTATCATTTATCTTAATATTAAGTTCTAActtctaataccatgttaaatcataatttgttttaaaagtttatgctgataaaaaaaaaaaaaaatcatttaatcaatactttaattaaGAACATTGAAGTTACATTGAACTTGCGAGGTAGTAGACAAATCGGCCATTATCATTCCAAGCTGGAAATACAATTTTGAACCATGGAATATTTTGGAGTAGCCCATCCAGCGCAACTAGTCGGAATATGGTATATTGACGTGACACTATTTAAAAACATATTGGGGAAACTACAATAAAGACCctcaaactttcacccgttttgaaatacttcccttgaacttcaaaatctctcaatttggtcccctgaactttcaattgctctcaatttggatcattccgttaattttagccgttaaaaattcaaaaaaagaccaaaatattcctgatttttggttttttttttttaaataaaaaaatgttttagaagttggaattttatacaaaagttaggggtataaacgtcatgtgacttttaaaatctgacggaggggtctaaattgaaagcaattaaaagttcaggggactaaatataaaaattttaaagttcaggagaggtatttcaaaacgggtggaaatTTGGGGGttcttagtgaagttttcccaaacaTAGTCCACCCATAATACTATTAAATTAATTCCACCATCTAATagtcttacttttttttttctttttctttttggtgttgaATAACATCGATACACCACATCTTTTCTATGACTCTTTTCTTGTTAATTTCATAATATTAtatcaaataaagaaattatgaaCGCTGCATGGAGAAGGAATTAGGATCTTTTCCATTTCGTTTAAACCATAtaatatctaatctaatataataTGTAATAGGAGAGTTTTAGATAGGAGAGTTTAAGAGTTTAACACGTGGCATTCTATTAATCTGACAAATCATTAATATATAATAGGAGAATTTTAGATAGGAGAGTCTAAGAGTTTGGCACATGGCACTCTATTAATCTGACAAatcattatattaaataaaactgtgcgtttgaatttttttttaagccttaaGTAGAATAGGCTAATATCATGACATGTGTCATtctatttaaaatcaaaacacacgtgtttttttcaaactatcgtctttctcaatctcaactgccatatctaatctaatctaatctaatcatcatcatcatcctatatataaaagccaagttttgacgtagagaggctaatattgtgacatgtggcGTCTTTTTATGAAGACAAATgtctaatataatatataataggagAGTTTTAGACAGGAAAGTCTAAGAGTTTGACACATGACATTCTATTAATTTGACAAATcattatattaaatgaaactatgggtttgaatttttttaagttttaagtagAATAGACTAATATCATGACATGTGTCATtctatttaaaatcaaaacacacgtgtttttttcaaactaccatctttctcaatctcaactgccatatctaatctaatctaatctaatcatcatcatcctccTATATATAAAAGCCAAGTTTTGACGTAAAGAGGCTaatattgtgacatgtggcGTTTTTTTATGAAGACAAATgtctaatataatatataataggagAGTCTTAGACACGAGAGTCTAAGAGTTTGACACATGACATTCTATTAATCTGACAAATcattatattaaatgaaactgtgcgtttgaatttttttaagttttaagtagAATAGGCTAATATCATGACATGTGTTATtctatttaaaatcaaaacacacgtgtttttttcaaactatcatctTTCTCAATCTCAACTGCCATATCTAATCTAATTTAAtctaatcatcatcatcatcctatatataaaagccaagttttgacgtagagaggctaatattgtgacatgtggcGTCTTTTTATGAAGACAAATgtctaatataatatataataggagAGTCTAAGAGTTTGACACATGACATTCTATTAATCTGACAAATcattatattaaatgaaactgtgcgtttgaatttttttaagttttaagtagAATAGGCTAATATCATGACATGTGTCATtccatttaaaatcaaaacacacgtgtttttttcaaactaccCTCTTTCTCAATCTCAATTGTcatatctaatctaatctaatctaatcatcatcatcatatatatatgagatatgCTACAATGCAATATAATGCTCACATTTGGCCCATATTTAGTGAAAGAGAGaagattgaaattcaaatttcaaatttcaatcctCCCTTTCATGTGATTGTCCAtctgacacgtcactaaaaatgGGCCAAATGTGTGCATTATATTGTACTGaagcatttctctatatataaaagccaagttttgacgtagagaagctaatattgtgacatgtggcGTCTTTATATGAAGACAAATGTCCATGTTTAAGTGTAAAacaaacattttgttttttgttttttgtttttttttttccttttttaggaaaaaaaaaaaccaaaacaaggcTTTGGTGAAACGTTGTACCTTcaattatttggaaaaaaaattggaaaaaataactTATCTAATAAACAGTAGATCAAACCTCTTTCAAAACAACGTATCTAAATCAAACTTCTTTTCCATACCTCTCTCCTCACTTTGCTTCTCTCCTAAATATCTATGGCATGCAGTTATTCCAATATAGAGCATCTCAAGGGGACAactatggagaagaagatggctTCAGGATGTTCTACATGACGGAAGGGGGACCTGAAGCTCTGGTTGATGTTGCAAACGTGGGCTCCCAAAGGGTGCTGGAGAAGGCTGGGTTCCAGAGGGAAGGTGTTCTGAGAAAGTATATTTTTCAGAAGGGGGAAAAGAAGAGACATGGTTATGTTTAGTCTTCTCTCTACTGATCCCAAATTGTacaaattttaattatcaaggcttttgttattttaaatttatttttagtaattttgtgCAATGTCTTAGCTTCCTTCTTGCCTAGCTTTTCCAATGTGGGATAAAACCAGGGTTCTACTTTGGTAGAAGCCAGAAACAAATGGGATTTATGccataaataaacattaattatGAATTAGGTGGGGTGCCCCAggggaaaaggatcctctccatttcaaaattcctcaatttcttctatttagtgtattttgaagggtaatattgtccaaaagtttaataatggtagtgcattaaatgtaatacccttcaaaatacactaaatggaggaaatagagaaattttgaaatggagagaatcctgtTCCTGCGCGAGGCCTATGCTTTAGTGCAACGCATGGGCGACGCTCGAGAGGCCCAGTAGCAAGCTACTATGGTGGGCTCTCCCccgagaaaaataaatttaatatcttGTGGCCCATTGGGCCAGATATTAAACTTAAGAATAAATACTACATTTGATTTCAGCCAAAAGACCTTAGAGTAATGATAAATAAAACCCTGgacatgaacagtcatgcacacCCAGCATACTGTGAATGATTCCTCGAGTTTGAATAATGAGTCATGCTCTTTTTGTATAATGCCCCGTTTGAGCTCTCCTCTGCCTTTTCCGATGTGGGACAAGACCGTCAGACTTTTGCAAGTGGCCATAATAACTTCAAGAGAACAAAAACTTCTGCTTTACAGAATTTCATATATGGAGCAGGAGCTTCTGGGAATGTGGATTTTGTTGACTTCAACCACAGTTGTCACGAGTCTATTAGACTAGCATGGATATTATGTTGGCATTTAACTAAACTCGTGTttcacaaattaaaaattcaatcaaTGGGGAAAAAAAGGAGCTAAAGGAACATATTAATATTAAGATTAATAGCATTGCTTATGATCATAATCATTCGGAATCCAATCCACTCACAACATATTATCAGTTATTAGGAAGCTATACATAAACATGTCTCTAATTTCTCCTTTGCAAAATCCNNNNNNNNNNNNNNNNNNNNNNNNNNNNNNNNNNNNNNNNNNNNNNNNNNNNNNNNNNNNNNNNNNNNNNNNNNNNNNNNNNNNNNNNNNNNNNNNNNNNAAGTGCAAGAAAACATACCTTCTTCTCTCTCGCGCCTAGCTACATCTCCCGCTTGAGCATCGTCATCACGTACAAAACAGAGCATCCCACATATTAATGAGTTacaccaattaaaaaaatatggtggtagaaaatgaaaaaagaacaagaattGCGGGACACTCTCTCTACCAGTACCAAAAATACCTCTCACATCCTTGACAACAATGCAGATGGTGGCTCTTGAACTTCTATTCGTTGGATTTGATTCACACACTTGGCATTCATCTAGATTAAAATGAGTGGAAATCGAAGCACTTTTACTGggaatatgatcataaaatggAGAACATGCCATAATATTACGTAATAAAtatgttattatattatttaaaatttttaaattacatgatatcattatcattattaaatataataaaataaaattttggccGCGAGAATCTTTGCTACTCCAGGCTACCCAACCAAAGCTAATGTGCATATTAAAGGGGCATGGACTGGTAATCAAAGTATCAAACCCAGCAATTTATAATTGGAAAGTTTCAAAAGATTTTCGtgatgcaaaaagaaaataattccCAAAATTCCCACAGAGCCTCAACaccacataaaataataaaacttggATGGTCCATGTCTTGCTAGCTGTTGCGGGCCAAtttagagggagagagatactGTGTTTGGTTTTACAGCTCGTGATGAGATAGAAAGCAAGAGCAGCAAAGCAAAGGGTGAAAGGGAGAGGCTGTTTTGTCAGGTTCTGTCTAGGGGTGCTGCCCAGTAGATAGCCTTTGTGAAATCTTTG from Corylus avellana chromosome ca1, CavTom2PMs-1.0 encodes the following:
- the LOC132168039 gene encoding uncharacterized protein LOC132168039, with the protein product MHQVHFQIQYTSSMDSSRISLRPFKLSDVDDFLKWARDDRVTRYLRWNVTSREALIYLEKDHPWHRSICLDDRSIGSISIRPESGDNRCRAHIGYALATDYWGQDIVTIALKMAISGVFTEFPDLVRVEALVEVENKGSQRVLEKVGFLREGLLRKYEFCRGEIRDMFIYSFLITDNML